A segment of the Halovivax limisalsi genome:
CTGACGAAGGGCCAGACCTCGCCGACGAGCCCGAAGGGTCACAAGTCCAAGACCCAGCCGTCAGGGAGCGCGAAGGATCCGCTCCGCCCGCTCTCGATGGGACTGACCTCGGGCGCGAGTTACATCGCCCGCACGGCGGCGGTCAACCCGAACCAGGCCAAGGAGATCCTCGTCGAGGCCATGGAGCACGACGGCTTCTCCCACGTGGACTTCCTGACCCAGTGTCCCACCTGGAACAAGGACGCCCGCCAGTACGTGCCCTACGTCGACGTCCAGGAGTCCGAGGACTACGACTTCGACATCACCGACCGGCGCGAGGCCGCCGACATGATGTACGAGACCGAGAGCGCCCTCTACGAGGGCACCGTCCTCACCGGCCGCTACTACGTCGACGAGGACCGCCCGTCCTACCAGGAGGAAAAGCGCAACGTCGGCGAGCTTCCCGACGAGCCGATCGCCGAGCGCTACTTCGACGAGGACGCAGAGTGGGAGCGCAGCTACGACCTGCTCGACCGGCACACGTAACGGACCGCTTCGACCGGCCCTGGGTTTGCGGGCGCTCGGTGGGTTCGCCGGCGCGTAACTGCACTGGCTGGTTCCGCTGCGTGACTGAAATCCATCGCGACGCCTTCTATCGGTAACCGTCGCTCGGCGTCCAGCCGCGGGCCAGCAATTTGGTGAGGTAACTCAGGGCGAGCAGCACGACGAGCAACCCACCGAGCAGCGTCGCGTCGAAGCCGAATAGCATCTCCCGGAGCCCGTAGG
Coding sequences within it:
- a CDS encoding thiamine pyrophosphate-dependent enzyme, which translates into the protein MSAFNAIGDEREVSGDDYTPGVEPQPTWCPGCGDFSVLKALKQALPEVGRNPEEVLCVTGIGCSGKLNSYLDSYGFHTIHGRSLPVARAAKLANPDLEVIAAGGDGDGYGIGGNHFIHSARENHDMTYIVFNNEVFGLTKGQTSPTSPKGHKSKTQPSGSAKDPLRPLSMGLTSGASYIARTAAVNPNQAKEILVEAMEHDGFSHVDFLTQCPTWNKDARQYVPYVDVQESEDYDFDITDRREAADMMYETESALYEGTVLTGRYYVDEDRPSYQEEKRNVGELPDEPIAERYFDEDAEWERSYDLLDRHT